CATGAACCAACGTCTTTCTCGATCacatttttttgcaatttttagaGTGTAATAGAGCACTATTGTTCATTGCAAGAGCAATTCGTATACGATGCTTGTTTTATCCTGAGGACGTCGTGATCAATAGACTGTCGTACACACTTAGGGAAGGGCTCCGAGAAATCTTAAAGAAAGCGACATAATCCGCGATTCAGCCAGAAACTTCATTCAGAAATTCGTTctaatttatttaagttttcaTATGTACAATTCAAATTTAGATTCAATTCGCCTTTACTTACAACATAAGCGTTGAAAAATACTCCTCAAATTCTTGGTCAATTGTTGGTTTCCTACTCGCTTGTTCAGTCTCTGCAttcaaaacaataacaaacataAACAAATTGAATCCAAAATTACAATAACCATTTCTCAATCAGCAGTGTTCTAAGATCTGTTGGGGTCCCTATAGATCTTTTTACTTACCTTGATTTACAGTCCATCTCCCAGATGAAAGCACATACACATTGGGGTTTAATCCTTCAGCAGAGAGAATATCTTCAAGTTCCTTATCAGTACATTGCTCAAAGCTTTCATCTCCATATTCTAAGAGCTGCTCTTCAAGATTAAGACATGCTTGCATTCTCTCTTTGTGTTCGGAAGAATAATGCCCGAATACGAGTTTCTCTTCTTCCCAAGTGACGCCTTTCGCTGCCTTTAAACTGTTCCAAAGAGACTTGTTGTTTTCCAACATATGATCAGTGCCATGACTTACAGAAGAAGATGAAGGCATATCAGATGCCTTTTCATATTCTGCTGCTTCCATTTTATTAACTCCATTGTATGCTGATGTTGCACAGTCATAATCTTCACCGAAACTATTGCTGTCTTTCACCGATTCGGGAGGTTCAGAGGACTTATCATCATCCATGCCTAGTTTCTTTGCCTTTTCCTTGGCTAAGAATATGGAGAGCTGTCCATCAGAAGCAACCTCTCGATCCCAACATTTATGCTTTGATGTAGGCAAGCCTAATTGCTCTGCGTGCAATTTTCTCTTCTTGAGAGTGTTTAGAGCACTAATGACACGGATGCTTCAATAGAAAATTCAATACAAATTTGTTAAAATATCAtgtgaacaaaaaaaaaaaaagagcccaaaatgaaagaaataagaaacatatgaaaatttataaGAACATTACACAAAATGAACACAGCATAGCTGAAAAGAACATTTTTACAAACATGTGTAATACTTCACTTCCTTCATAAGTGAAAAAATTCTTTAGAGCTCAAACCAAAGCACACAAGaaatcatcaaaaaaaaaatcaaagcacACAAGATAGTCCATAATATTCTTTAGTGTCAACAATGATAATTATCTTAAAGCGCGGGATCTGCACCACTCGACATTGTACGTACATTTAATACcaaaaaaacaacaattttAGTAATAACCTTTTTCATTAAAACGACCCAATCCGTTTACATACTATGAGTACAAGAACAAAGAACAAACCTATAATAACTAACTAAGCATAAAGGTTAgcaaataaataagaaaaaagcaTTGAGACCCAGAAATCTAAACCTGTCGATCTCCGATGGGCTTCCCTTAATTTTCTCCATTTGCAACAAGAAACCAAGAATTTGAGAGCCAAAAATTTGATCGGTTGCAGAGGAGAGGAGAATCAAGAAGACTCTCAAACACACCAAAGTTAAATGTCTCTAGAAAATGGACTAAATCCCAAGAATATCTCTCTCTACACGTGTTTCTACAGAGCGTGTAGCTCACCTTGAAAAGTTTTGTGTTATAGATACTTGTAGTTCCACTTGACACCTTGTTTGGATTGAGTCGTGGTCTACACTTATCTTAAGAGCAAGTAGTTGTGTTTTTAGTTCTATCAATGCCAGTCCCACCCCCACGTGAGGTGGTAGTAATTCCAATCTTTTTGCTTTGTGGTCCCTAAAGTCTTGGCATAAATTTTGAAGACCTATATCTTctaaatattacatgaaagctCAACTCTCAGTGGCTAATTTATCAATAAAGTCCATCCAAGAACTAGAAAAGGTTTCTCAAAAAGATTATTCTGAGTTGATAATTCATTGAAAAAAAGTTGAGAATAAGTTCAAAAATTCAGACTTTATTAGTTTGGACCAATGACATTTATTGGTTTAATAAAAGAAACAGAACACACTACaaaaaatgtcacttttaccagcataATTCGCTACTGTGttggtaaaagtaacttttaccagcgcatttcgcaaactgagctggcaaagaggtcaaagttttaccagcatACATTTgaagtggctaaaatctaacttttaccagcacatttaCGTGCTGGGAAAAGTCATCtttgccagcgcttttcattttatgctggcaaaagttctaataccaacactGATTTTCCAACCCCTT
This region of Cannabis sativa cultivar Pink pepper isolate KNU-18-1 chromosome 7, ASM2916894v1, whole genome shotgun sequence genomic DNA includes:
- the LOC115694780 gene encoding protein FAR-RED-ELONGATED HYPOCOTYL 1-LIKE — protein: MEKIKGSPSEIDSIRVISALNTLKKRKLHAEQLGLPTSKHKCWDREVASDGQLSIFLAKEKAKKLGMDDDKSSEPPESVKDSNSFGEDYDCATSAYNGVNKMEAAEYEKASDMPSSSSVSHGTDHMLENNKSLWNSLKAAKGVTWEEEKLVFGHYSSEHKERMQACLNLEEQLLEYGDESFEQCTDKELEDILSAEGLNPNVYVLSSGRWTVNQETEQASRKPTIDQEFEEYFSTLML